The following proteins are encoded in a genomic region of Planococcus lenghuensis:
- a CDS encoding alpha/beta hydrolase — translation MINSLLFKTIVARLLRLLPNEAEKTTMVPLLPIETKKDFLVDTSVKPTYISFYYPLNAGQEKLPVYVNFHGGAFIMNDKKMDDPYCRFLANETGCVVLNIGYVRAPEYPFPNAIQQGYEILHWMKGRAEDLNIDPERIMVGGQSSGANIAAALCLYLEEKQDNQPLLQVLSYPMLDFVTPHAEKPEPKWLRAQFPQVANFLNMCYVPEKHQAENPLASPVLANVGNSLAPALMLIAEHDAFRTEGEFYAEKLRAAGIEVHDEIFEGCYHAFTHQGPKEKAEQAWNLIAEKIREALAAYESRTEKNA, via the coding sequence ATGATTAATTCCCTTTTGTTTAAAACAATCGTTGCAAGGTTACTGCGGCTTTTACCCAATGAAGCAGAAAAAACGACGATGGTCCCCTTGCTGCCAATCGAAACGAAAAAAGATTTTTTAGTTGATACGTCTGTTAAACCCACCTATATATCCTTTTATTATCCATTGAACGCCGGCCAGGAAAAGCTGCCTGTCTATGTCAATTTTCACGGAGGCGCATTCATCATGAATGACAAGAAAATGGATGATCCTTATTGCCGTTTCCTGGCCAATGAAACAGGGTGTGTCGTTCTGAATATCGGATATGTCAGAGCGCCTGAATACCCTTTTCCAAATGCGATTCAGCAAGGTTATGAGATTCTCCATTGGATGAAAGGAAGAGCTGAAGATTTGAATATTGACCCGGAAAGAATCATGGTAGGCGGTCAAAGTTCAGGCGCTAACATCGCAGCCGCCCTCTGTCTCTACCTCGAAGAGAAGCAGGACAATCAGCCCCTCCTGCAAGTATTGTCTTATCCGATGCTCGATTTCGTCACACCGCACGCGGAGAAACCAGAACCGAAATGGCTGCGCGCCCAATTCCCGCAAGTCGCGAATTTTTTGAATATGTGTTACGTGCCTGAGAAGCACCAAGCGGAAAATCCGCTCGCTTCGCCCGTTCTTGCTAATGTCGGGAATAGTTTAGCCCCTGCTCTCATGCTCATCGCCGAGCATGATGCGTTTAGAACCGAAGGGGAATTTTATGCGGAGAAATTAAGAGCAGCCGGGATAGAAGTTCATGATGAGATCTTTGAAGGCTGTTATCATGCCTTTACCCACCAGGGTCCAAAAGAAAAAGCGGAGCAGGCGTGGAATTTGATCGCAGAGAAAATCCGGGAAGCGCTCGCAGCCTATGAAAGCCGAACCGAAAAAAACGCCTAA
- a CDS encoding tetratricopeptide repeat protein → MMIGRNDPCPCGSGKKYKKCCGQEQVVDLQGVIDAELERIIEQFAEEGLEPKAYDEMTRRHRKWQNALADVFDDQLIELLAFESFFFMDRGDLWKDYIKKQKKRQRRQRVTDVLTVWEQPFYLLGKILRKQDGVFLIEDVVSGKSYELSGDEQADSGDWIFGIALEDPRKGEGGLQPTNSLIFIPKFREAVAETLAAKLEQGVDDSLDLYLSFGEHLHLPELPELQENALSMVVGFAADKKLNDQAIGMMAHSFLLEMPMNARKAEGVAAGILQAFNEIGFFDEYRITQQELARHFGVSVASLAKYREQMLDYLYEKFEEWQSETGQQSPAIIQEMGTDPRATERHLWEMLCRSLHADVSSPEELERMMQQEMNKEYKPQSDKEQAQQWCYMAYGTEGAERHRLAGQAFKLDPKNTDANLLLAEYEPDPLQKRLYYLQALNTGYRNFDAEFDPAWSYVANRPLLRALFSYGAWLMTQGDYPTAVEQFEDLLDKNPADHQGAKWLLLSAYLHAGQWEEADDFIVDFDELEETTLDFYFDWLFDLHDGHVTPVELRTMKKEAKELNPYVVKLIKAGRNPGAFPKKLNLQPGNEDEAQLVYWLIHDLPEIKAFV, encoded by the coding sequence ATGATGATAGGCAGAAATGATCCGTGTCCTTGTGGGAGCGGCAAGAAATATAAGAAATGCTGCGGACAGGAACAAGTGGTGGATCTCCAAGGAGTGATTGATGCGGAGCTGGAACGAATCATCGAGCAGTTTGCGGAGGAGGGGTTGGAGCCGAAAGCGTACGATGAAATGACCCGCCGCCATCGCAAATGGCAGAATGCGCTTGCGGACGTATTTGACGACCAGCTCATTGAGCTGCTGGCATTTGAATCGTTCTTTTTCATGGACAGGGGCGATTTATGGAAAGACTATATCAAAAAGCAGAAGAAGCGCCAGAGACGCCAGCGGGTGACGGATGTACTGACGGTTTGGGAACAGCCGTTTTACCTCCTTGGTAAAATCCTTCGAAAACAGGATGGTGTATTCTTAATTGAAGATGTGGTCAGCGGAAAAAGCTATGAGCTGTCCGGCGATGAACAGGCGGACTCCGGGGACTGGATATTCGGTATTGCGTTGGAAGACCCACGGAAAGGCGAAGGGGGACTTCAGCCGACAAACAGCCTCATCTTCATCCCGAAATTCCGGGAGGCCGTTGCAGAGACGCTGGCAGCTAAACTTGAGCAAGGCGTTGATGATTCGCTCGATCTGTATCTTTCTTTTGGAGAGCATTTGCACCTTCCCGAACTGCCGGAACTGCAGGAAAATGCGCTTAGCATGGTCGTCGGGTTCGCCGCTGATAAAAAACTGAATGACCAAGCGATCGGGATGATGGCTCACTCTTTTCTTCTGGAAATGCCAATGAACGCAAGGAAAGCGGAAGGCGTTGCAGCGGGTATTCTGCAGGCATTCAATGAAATCGGCTTTTTTGACGAATACAGGATAACGCAGCAGGAATTGGCCCGGCATTTCGGCGTGTCAGTCGCTTCCCTGGCGAAATACCGGGAACAGATGCTGGATTATTTGTACGAGAAATTCGAAGAATGGCAATCTGAAACCGGGCAGCAGTCCCCGGCGATCATCCAGGAAATGGGCACTGACCCGCGGGCAACAGAGCGGCATCTATGGGAAATGCTGTGCCGCTCGTTGCATGCGGATGTTTCCTCGCCTGAAGAGTTGGAACGGATGATGCAGCAAGAGATGAACAAGGAATATAAACCGCAAAGTGACAAGGAACAGGCCCAGCAATGGTGCTATATGGCTTATGGAACGGAGGGGGCTGAACGTCACCGTCTCGCCGGACAGGCATTCAAATTAGATCCTAAAAACACGGACGCGAATCTGCTGTTAGCCGAGTATGAACCAGATCCGCTCCAAAAACGGCTGTATTATTTGCAGGCACTTAATACAGGCTACCGGAATTTCGATGCGGAATTCGATCCTGCCTGGTCATACGTGGCAAACCGTCCGCTGCTTCGTGCACTTTTCTCGTACGGCGCCTGGCTGATGACACAAGGGGATTACCCGACGGCAGTCGAACAATTCGAAGATTTGCTGGATAAAAATCCTGCCGACCACCAAGGAGCAAAATGGCTACTGCTCAGTGCCTATCTGCATGCCGGTCAATGGGAAGAAGCCGATGACTTCATCGTGGATTTTGATGAGTTGGAAGAAACAACGCTGGACTTCTACTTTGATTGGCTTTTTGATCTGCATGATGGGCATGTCACTCCTGTTGAATTACGGACAATGAAAAAGGAAGCGAAAGAACTGAATCCATATGTGGTGAAGTTGATTAAAGCAGGCAGGAATCCGGGCGCTTTTCCAAAGAAACTGAACCTGCAGCCGGGAAATGAAGATGAGGCACAGCTTGTTTACTGGCTGATTCATGATCTTCCGGAAATTAAGGCATTTGTTTGA
- a CDS encoding phytoene desaturase family protein codes for MIGSKKVLIIGGGLGGISAAISLAQRGYKVSLFEKNNYIGGKLNRLEQDGFGFDLGPSILTMPKIFAKLFEDSGKRMEDYVPIIPLDHQWRSFFPDGNIIDLYQNLREMEAKNPSLDKRDMREYANLLKYSKKLYDMTEKGYFAQGLDSAEELTQYHGAINALKNFDLFSTVHSAIDKRISNTQFQDMLSYFIKYVGSSPYDAPAVLNMMIYMQHDQGVWYVPGGMNRLADALVRLAEEVGVNIYTGVGVARLYKEKGKIAGALLEDGAKVAADYYISNMEVIPLYEKLLDEKKGYVKKLKKKFEPASSGLVMHLGVKKSYPQLAHHNFFFAEDMKKQMNTIFHRHELPDDPVIYLVNPNKTDPTTAPPGYENLKVLPHIPYVQDEPFTQEEYERFAEKVLIKLERMGLEDLRENIVTQDIWTPEDIQRVYGSDRGAIYGTLSDRSKNKGFKHPKQSERYDNLYFVGGTVNPGGGMPMVTLSGQQVGRKIVERDMQQGK; via the coding sequence ATGATTGGAAGCAAAAAAGTGTTGATTATCGGTGGAGGGCTTGGCGGTATATCCGCCGCAATTTCCCTTGCGCAGCGCGGATATAAAGTTTCCCTGTTCGAAAAAAATAACTACATCGGCGGGAAGTTGAACCGGCTCGAACAGGACGGATTCGGCTTTGATTTGGGACCTTCCATTCTGACGATGCCGAAGATTTTCGCGAAATTATTCGAAGACAGCGGAAAACGCATGGAGGATTACGTGCCGATCATCCCTTTGGATCATCAATGGCGTTCCTTTTTTCCTGATGGCAATATTATCGATCTGTACCAGAACTTGCGGGAAATGGAAGCGAAAAATCCGTCACTGGACAAGCGGGATATGCGCGAATATGCAAACCTGCTGAAATACTCCAAAAAGCTTTATGATATGACTGAAAAGGGGTATTTTGCCCAGGGGCTGGACAGCGCGGAAGAACTTACGCAGTATCACGGGGCGATCAATGCCCTGAAGAATTTCGATCTTTTTTCAACCGTACATAGCGCTATCGATAAACGGATCAGCAATACGCAATTCCAGGATATGCTTTCCTACTTTATTAAATATGTTGGTTCCTCTCCTTACGATGCGCCTGCTGTTCTTAATATGATGATTTATATGCAGCATGACCAAGGCGTCTGGTATGTGCCCGGCGGGATGAACCGGTTGGCTGATGCGCTCGTGCGACTGGCTGAAGAAGTCGGCGTCAATATCTACACGGGAGTGGGTGTTGCCCGCCTCTACAAGGAGAAAGGCAAGATCGCTGGCGCGTTATTGGAGGACGGGGCAAAGGTGGCGGCGGATTATTACATCTCCAATATGGAAGTCATTCCGCTTTATGAAAAGTTGCTTGATGAAAAGAAGGGGTATGTTAAAAAACTGAAAAAGAAATTCGAGCCCGCGAGTTCCGGTCTCGTGATGCATCTCGGCGTCAAAAAAAGTTACCCGCAGTTGGCACATCATAATTTTTTCTTCGCAGAAGACATGAAAAAACAGATGAATACGATTTTTCACCGTCATGAGCTGCCCGATGATCCGGTCATTTACTTGGTCAATCCCAATAAAACCGATCCAACGACGGCGCCGCCCGGATATGAAAATTTAAAAGTACTCCCGCATATTCCGTATGTTCAGGATGAACCGTTCACGCAAGAGGAGTATGAGCGATTCGCGGAGAAAGTCCTGATCAAATTGGAACGAATGGGTCTTGAAGATTTGCGGGAAAACATCGTGACGCAGGATATATGGACGCCTGAAGATATTCAGCGGGTGTACGGCTCTGACCGCGGCGCGATTTACGGAACGCTGTCGGACCGTTCGAAAAATAAAGGATTCAAGCACCCGAAACAAAGTGAACGCTACGATAATTTGTATTTTGTCGGGGGAACAGTCAATCCGGGTGGCGGGATGCCGATGGTCACCTTGAGCGGCCAGCAGGTCGGAAGAAAGATTGTTGAAAGGGATATGCAGCAAGGCAAATGA
- a CDS encoding protein adenylyltransferase SelO — MTQRQETTKIGWQFDNSYTRLPESFFSKMNVNPVRAPELIIVNEELAGSLGLDPEALQSEEGIAVLAGNEVPEGGEPIAQAYAGHQFGNFTMLGDGRAILLGEQITSTGDRMDIQLKGAGRTPYSRGGDGRAALGPMLREYIISEAMHALGIPTTRSLAVVYTGETIQRESARPGAILTRVASSHLRVGTFQYARGRDDIENLRVLADYAIDRHYPELKDKDEKYLELFRAVMKRQAALIAKWQLVGFIHGVMNTDNMAISGETIDYGPCAFMDAYDPATVFSSIDVQGRYAYGNQPMIGGWNLARFAETLLPLLGDDQDKAIARIQEELSTYIKLYETNWLEGMRAKLGLFTKEAEDEVLADDLLAIMQDQGADFTNTFRALTYEEADKPDIFGTTAFKEWQARWHDRLKRQEESEEAVSELMRNSNPAVIPRNHKVEEALAAAVEQGDFGPLDKLLTVLEDPYNRTPKQADYIAPAPTDKPYQTYCGT, encoded by the coding sequence ATGACACAGAGACAGGAAACAACCAAGATCGGCTGGCAGTTTGATAATAGTTACACCCGTCTCCCGGAATCCTTTTTCTCGAAAATGAACGTGAATCCGGTGCGCGCACCGGAGTTGATCATAGTAAACGAGGAACTCGCGGGATCGCTTGGGCTGGACCCGGAGGCTTTGCAGAGCGAGGAAGGAATCGCTGTCCTTGCGGGCAATGAAGTGCCGGAAGGCGGGGAACCCATTGCGCAAGCCTACGCCGGACATCAATTCGGCAATTTCACGATGCTTGGCGATGGACGGGCTATCCTGCTCGGTGAACAGATTACCTCGACCGGCGACCGGATGGACATTCAGCTGAAAGGAGCCGGGCGGACGCCTTATTCCCGCGGCGGCGACGGACGGGCGGCACTCGGGCCGATGCTGCGCGAGTATATCATCAGCGAGGCGATGCATGCGCTCGGCATCCCGACGACCCGCAGTCTGGCAGTCGTTTATACAGGTGAGACCATCCAGCGGGAATCTGCGCGGCCGGGTGCCATCCTGACCCGGGTAGCGTCGAGTCATTTGCGCGTCGGCACGTTCCAGTATGCGAGGGGCCGGGATGATATTGAGAATCTCCGGGTGCTTGCGGACTATGCCATTGATCGGCATTATCCCGAATTGAAAGACAAGGATGAGAAGTACCTGGAGCTGTTCCGGGCAGTGATGAAACGCCAGGCGGCACTTATCGCAAAGTGGCAGCTCGTCGGGTTTATCCACGGGGTCATGAATACAGATAATATGGCCATCAGCGGAGAGACGATCGACTACGGCCCGTGCGCGTTCATGGATGCTTATGATCCGGCGACCGTATTCAGTTCAATCGATGTGCAGGGCCGCTATGCCTATGGCAACCAGCCAATGATCGGCGGTTGGAACTTAGCGCGGTTTGCGGAAACCCTGTTGCCGCTCTTAGGTGACGACCAGGACAAAGCAATCGCACGCATCCAGGAAGAGCTGTCGACATACATCAAGTTGTACGAGACGAATTGGCTCGAAGGCATGCGGGCAAAACTCGGTTTATTTACAAAAGAAGCGGAAGATGAAGTGCTCGCTGATGATCTCCTGGCCATCATGCAGGACCAGGGAGCGGATTTCACGAACACGTTCCGCGCCTTGACGTACGAGGAAGCGGACAAGCCGGATATTTTCGGAACAACTGCTTTCAAGGAATGGCAGGCGCGCTGGCATGATCGGCTGAAGCGGCAGGAAGAATCGGAGGAAGCCGTGAGCGAACTCATGCGCAATAGCAACCCGGCTGTCATTCCGCGGAATCATAAAGTGGAAGAAGCACTGGCAGCAGCTGTGGAACAAGGAGATTTCGGGCCGTTGGATAAATTGCTGACGGTGCTGGAAGATCCATATAACCGCACGCCGAAGCAGGCGGACTATATTGCGCCTGCCCCGACCGATAAACCGTATCAGACATATTGCGGTACGTAA
- a CDS encoding DUF262 domain-containing protein — translation MSGQYESKYTSNQYTFSQLSGRVKVPTFQRRLVWSTAQRHEFIETLNMGYPFGSVLIYKYESRDEVTLIDGLQRFSTILDYQKHPENYIATEGFEEKLLKIISSRLSDSDKKDVKALRKIKKQLNVHVKETLSNKDRKSTFLSNAIKSDDLLKGYYDSTMVEEIIELQDLIEETKENFLKVDQILIPTIEFLGDVSELAKVFENLNKGGKKLTKYQVFAAQWYNDVIELNDKKYNSLVLEEVIKRYETLNKNREIKIEKFSSEKMREERSINLSEFCYALGKIIINSSPVFYSDRNSSQVEDLADELGYSTLGVILGIDNRRLYTIQNQIYIINSPDFIEDLVGKIIFIYGQINTHFEKYLSRPHTEKKYENKKISNFKFLSYFADLWSGNFQIADGTVKGSTNGASAKFSNTLKNFIYFYIFDALRGNWGNAGDARLNSFYLNSKTYEIKLSKDSLEDELNNWWEERTVFGSINFDDMSKLLYTVLQSFYKDRYVQGRDYEYEHIIVKKKVEDKYKELNIPAGTLGNMMFLEKSWNRRKKDINLYDAELETGQLTQEFIDNNLYPTQSNIVVAEKDLSNNNAAMANRLIKERGKSLIDLLLFELYK, via the coding sequence TTGTCTGGACAGTATGAAAGTAAATATACTTCAAATCAATATACTTTTTCACAGCTTTCTGGCAGGGTAAAGGTACCAACATTCCAGAGAAGGCTTGTATGGAGTACAGCACAAAGACATGAATTTATTGAAACCCTAAACATGGGGTACCCATTTGGGTCTGTACTCATTTATAAATATGAATCTCGTGATGAAGTGACGCTCATAGACGGTTTGCAACGATTTTCGACAATTTTAGATTATCAAAAACATCCTGAAAATTATATAGCAACTGAAGGCTTTGAGGAGAAATTGCTAAAAATTATATCTTCTAGGTTATCCGATAGCGATAAAAAGGATGTAAAAGCTTTAAGAAAGATCAAAAAGCAATTAAATGTTCATGTAAAAGAAACTCTCTCAAATAAGGATCGGAAGTCTACTTTTTTAAGTAACGCTATTAAGTCTGACGATTTATTAAAGGGTTATTATGATTCTACTATGGTAGAAGAAATAATAGAGTTACAAGATTTAATAGAAGAAACAAAAGAGAATTTTTTGAAAGTCGATCAGATTTTGATACCTACTATAGAGTTTTTAGGTGATGTTTCAGAGCTAGCAAAAGTGTTTGAAAACCTCAATAAAGGAGGTAAAAAATTAACTAAATATCAAGTATTTGCTGCTCAATGGTATAATGATGTAATTGAATTAAATGATAAAAAATATAATAGCTTAGTATTAGAAGAAGTAATAAAGAGATATGAGACTTTAAACAAAAATAGAGAAATTAAGATAGAGAAATTTTCTTCTGAGAAAATGAGAGAAGAAAGATCTATTAACTTATCAGAGTTTTGTTATGCTTTAGGAAAAATCATAATTAACTCCTCTCCAGTTTTTTATTCAGACAGAAATTCAAGCCAAGTTGAAGACTTAGCAGATGAACTAGGCTATTCTACTCTTGGCGTAATTCTTGGAATTGATAATCGAAGGCTCTATACTATTCAGAATCAAATTTATATAATTAATAGTCCGGATTTTATTGAAGATTTAGTGGGAAAAATTATATTCATTTACGGACAAATTAATACTCATTTTGAAAAATACTTGTCTCGTCCTCATACTGAAAAAAAGTACGAGAACAAAAAGATCAGTAATTTTAAATTTTTATCTTACTTCGCTGATTTATGGTCTGGAAATTTTCAAATTGCGGATGGAACAGTAAAAGGTTCAACGAATGGAGCTAGCGCCAAGTTCTCTAATACTCTCAAAAATTTCATTTATTTCTATATTTTTGATGCTTTGCGAGGTAATTGGGGGAACGCTGGAGACGCGCGACTAAACTCATTTTATCTTAATAGCAAAACATACGAAATTAAACTTTCAAAAGATTCATTGGAAGATGAATTAAACAACTGGTGGGAAGAACGTACAGTCTTTGGAAGTATCAACTTTGACGATATGTCAAAACTTTTATACACGGTGCTTCAAAGCTTCTACAAAGATAGATATGTGCAGGGAAGAGATTACGAATACGAGCACATAATAGTGAAAAAGAAGGTTGAAGACAAATATAAAGAGCTTAATATACCTGCAGGTACTTTGGGTAATATGATGTTTTTAGAGAAATCATGGAACAGAAGGAAAAAAGACATCAATTTGTATGATGCAGAGTTAGAAACTGGCCAGTTAACGCAGGAATTCATTGATAATAATTTATATCCCACACAATCCAATATTGTGGTTGCTGAGAAAGATCTTTCTAATAATAATGCCGCCATGGCTAACAGATTGATCAAGGAAAGAGGAAAGAGTTTAATAGATTTACTCCTTTTTGAATTATACAAATAA
- a CDS encoding glycosyl-4,4'-diaponeurosporenoate acyltransferase CrtO family protein, translating into MPLVTLPAVWVVIIDVVAWTFFHLFISAWCLRIPQTFFLKDHAWFRLFSWERSGEIWQRLFRVKQWKGLLIDGTVILKQGYSKERLPGKRRDDLNIFAAETKRAELTHWLSMVPAPLFFLWNPPGAGWAMIGYAVLFNLPFIVVQRYNRGRIAMITSKETGESM; encoded by the coding sequence ATGCCCCTGGTAACATTGCCTGCCGTTTGGGTCGTCATCATCGATGTGGTGGCATGGACTTTCTTCCATCTATTCATTTCCGCCTGGTGCTTAAGAATTCCGCAAACGTTTTTCCTGAAAGATCACGCCTGGTTCCGCCTGTTCTCTTGGGAAAGGTCAGGGGAAATATGGCAGCGATTGTTCAGAGTGAAACAATGGAAAGGGCTGCTGATAGACGGAACGGTTATTCTGAAACAGGGCTACAGTAAAGAGCGGTTACCCGGCAAGAGACGGGATGACTTAAACATCTTTGCCGCGGAAACAAAACGGGCTGAATTGACCCATTGGCTCTCCATGGTGCCCGCGCCGTTATTTTTTCTTTGGAATCCTCCGGGTGCGGGTTGGGCAATGATCGGCTATGCGGTGTTATTCAATCTGCCATTCATCGTTGTCCAGCGGTATAATCGCGGACGCATCGCCATGATTACATCTAAAGAAACGGGGGAATCCATGTGA
- a CDS encoding thermonuclease family protein, which yields MRNQNDSRNGFRKIPGFRSNIWWKKIIAVIVYFVIAVFAITALTQGGLPGLLFFLALLAIPLSFIALIKGRLRSAGIPNRKIASLVFVISLVLLPVLTMFMEAPAESDIAVDDVAGAVEEAEPEPAAAEQEIEETEEVEETDETAEAAEQPETGEQAAVEEVERIAEEQAEAEAEAAAKKAEEERLAKEAEEQAAAEAAAEEERIAAEAAAKEQAEQEAKAAAAAEEARQANAPNATVTRVVDGDTLEVSMNGTTETVRLLLVDTPETVHPSEPVQPFGPEASQFVKDMLEGQEVRIEVGAEERDKYDRMLAYVFIGDETIQEKLLENGLAATAYLYNDLSMLDAFHAAQQKAIDADIGVWSIPGYAHVDHDHGFHYEETEPEPEPEPEEAEPEPETAPGGNLEYDPAGPDRDCGDFSSQAAAQAFMEAAGDGDRHRLDGNDNDGLACESLG from the coding sequence ATGCGCAATCAGAACGACTCACGCAATGGATTCCGGAAAATTCCGGGATTCCGGTCCAACATATGGTGGAAAAAGATAATCGCAGTCATTGTTTATTTCGTTATCGCTGTATTCGCGATTACTGCATTAACCCAAGGCGGCTTACCCGGGCTGCTGTTTTTCCTTGCCCTGCTGGCAATACCGCTGTCTTTTATCGCGTTGATCAAAGGCAGATTACGATCCGCCGGAATTCCCAACCGGAAGATCGCCAGCCTTGTCTTTGTGATTTCACTGGTGCTGCTTCCTGTTCTGACGATGTTCATGGAAGCACCTGCCGAATCGGACATTGCGGTAGATGATGTGGCGGGTGCCGTCGAAGAAGCAGAACCGGAACCAGCCGCGGCGGAGCAGGAAATCGAGGAAACGGAAGAAGTTGAAGAAACCGACGAGACAGCGGAAGCTGCTGAGCAGCCGGAAACCGGTGAACAAGCAGCTGTGGAAGAAGTGGAACGGATTGCAGAAGAACAGGCGGAAGCGGAAGCGGAAGCTGCTGCAAAAAAAGCAGAGGAAGAACGCTTAGCTAAAGAAGCAGAAGAGCAAGCAGCAGCTGAGGCAGCGGCGGAAGAAGAACGGATCGCCGCAGAAGCGGCAGCAAAAGAGCAGGCGGAACAGGAAGCAAAAGCCGCAGCTGCCGCAGAAGAAGCACGGCAAGCGAACGCTCCCAACGCAACCGTGACCCGTGTCGTCGATGGCGATACGCTGGAAGTATCGATGAACGGCACAACGGAAACTGTCCGGCTGCTGCTTGTTGATACACCGGAGACCGTCCATCCGAGCGAACCGGTTCAGCCCTTCGGACCCGAAGCTTCACAATTTGTGAAAGACATGTTAGAAGGGCAAGAAGTCCGGATCGAAGTCGGCGCGGAAGAACGCGATAAATATGACCGCATGCTGGCATACGTCTTCATCGGTGACGAGACCATCCAGGAAAAGCTGCTGGAAAACGGACTCGCCGCCACGGCGTATCTTTATAACGACTTATCGATGCTTGATGCATTCCATGCAGCCCAGCAAAAAGCAATCGATGCCGACATCGGCGTCTGGTCGATTCCAGGGTACGCCCATGTCGATCACGACCACGGGTTTCATTACGAAGAAACAGAACCGGAGCCTGAGCCGGAACCGGAAGAAGCGGAACCTGAACCGGAAACGGCACCAGGCGGGAATTTGGAATACGACCCCGCCGGTCCGGACCGGGACTGCGGTGATTTTTCCTCTCAAGCTGCTGCCCAAGCCTTCATGGAAGCCGCCGGCGATGGAGACCGCCACCGATTGGATGGCAATGATAACGACGGATTGGCGTGTGAAAGTCTCGGTTAA